In Citrus sinensis cultivar Valencia sweet orange chromosome 4, DVS_A1.0, whole genome shotgun sequence, one DNA window encodes the following:
- the LOC102611600 gene encoding ribonuclease H2 subunit A — MGSEAALPKWASNPCIMGIDEAGRGPVLGPMVYGCLYCPCSYQQTLATLNFADSKTLKEEKREELFEDLKVNDSVGWAVDIIDPRELSAKMLNKNKINLNEISHDSAIGLITRVLNIGVLLTEVYLDTVGDAEKYQAKLSQRFPSIKFVVSKKADSLYPVVSGASIVAKVTRDRTLRGWIFEETAENMHRNFGSGYPGDPETKAWLTDHKHIIFGFPSLVRFSWGTCTSHFKDIVEVLWESDEMDEDVSSRRSGKRQLKLSDIGFSSSKRRSEEIESSGKGRCKFLEARKLEQLTHF, encoded by the exons aTGGGATCGGAAGCAGCTCTTCCCAAATGGGCTTCAAATCCTTGTATTATGGGCATCGACGAAGCTGGCCGTGGCCCCGTTTTAG GACCCATGGTGTACGGATGCTTGTACTGTCCCTGTTCCTATCAGCAGACTCTTGCTACCTTGAATTTTGCAG ATTCAAAAACACTAAAGGAAGAGAAGCGGGAGGAATTATTTGAGGATTTGAAGGTTAATGACTCTGTTGGGTGGGCTGTAGATATTATAGATCCTAGGGAGCTCTCAGCTAAGATGCTTAATAA AAATAAGATAAACCTGAATGAGATTTCACATGACTCAGCAATTGGCCTGATCACAAGGGTACTAAACATAGGAGTTCTTCTAACTGAG gTTTATTTGGATACGGTGGGAGATGCTGAGAAGTACCAAGCAAAACTTTCTCAGAGATTTCCTTCCATCAAATTTGTTGTATCAAAGAAGGCTGACAGTCTCTATCCAGTTGTTAGTGGTGCAAGCATAGTTGCGAAG GTCACTAGAGATCGAACTTTGAGAGGATGGATATTTGAGGAAACAGCTGAAAATATGCATCGGAACTTTGGTTCTGGATATCCTGGAG ATCCTGAAACCAAGGCCTGGTTGACAGATCATAAACACATTATATTTGGATTCCCGAGTTTGGTTCGCTTCAGTTGGGGTACATGCACTTCTCATTTCAAAGACATTGTTGAAGTCTTGTG GGAATCTGATGAAATGGATGAAGATGTTTCCAGTCGTAGAAGTGGCAAGCgacaattgaaattaagtgaTATTGGCTTCAGCTCATCTAAAAGGAGAAGTGAAGAAATTGAATCAAGTGGTAAAGGGCGCTGCAAGTTTCTTGAGGCACGTAAACTTGAGCAACTCACTCATTTCTGA